The Pseudorca crassidens isolate mPseCra1 chromosome 3, mPseCra1.hap1, whole genome shotgun sequence genome includes the window CTAAAATCTGGGTGAGCTAGGGAGTCGATTAGTGTAGTAGAAATTTTGGGAAAGGGCAGTGGAACCAATGGGGGTGTTCAGGGTAGGTTCCCAGGGGGCAGAAAATAGGTCTGAGAATGAAAggtttccagcatttttttttttttttccaagtagcGTTCATGGAACTCCAAGTGTACAATGTCAGAGGTGGAAAGTCCTTGGGGATTGTCCAGGTTGGGGTTCATGCCCAGTTCCTATGGATGGGCTGTAGGGGTCCATGAGCCTCTCAAAAAATACTCAGAATATTGTGTACCTGTGTGAGTCTGTCTGGAGCAAGATCCAGAGTTCCATCAGATGCTCAAAGAGGTCTAAGGCTTAGAAATGGTTAGGAATCTCTGATGTACACAGGGAATGAGGCCAGAGAAGGGTTTCATTTGCCCAAGCCCCCCTAGCACATTGGAGGCAATACCTGAGTGCCTggctcccagccctgctgcctggGACAGCTGTAGTCTCAGTTTTGCCTGTACACTGACATTCCAGAATGATTTTCTCTGTTCCCTGTCCCCTCTACATACCCTGCCTGGGCTGTAGGCACTCTTGGACATCCCACAGGCTCTTAGATTTTGCCTGTCCTGGGTGGTGCTCAGTGCCACGGGTCCcctatcccagctctgcctcctgtgCCCCCATTTCTACCAGGTTGGCCTGTACTCCCCCATCTCCTCCCAAACCCACACAGCTGCCTGATGCCAGGGTTGTGGCTGTGGTCAGTGTGGGTTCCTGTCTTCCCCACCACCTGCCCTAGCCTGAAGCACTGGGttgtccctcccctgccccggcTGCTCCCAGAGCAGAATGGTTTCAACCAATCACCCAGCTGCCCAGTGATGTAGGTCTAGCTGCCCCGGACCTTGCCCCTAGGCCTGTAAGCTCCTCACCACCTCAGGAGCCTACCTCATGAGTAGCTGTCCAGCTCCCTTCATGTGTGTTTATGGGTCTGAATATatgtgggatgtgtgtgtgtgtgcccacaaATGCCTGTACCGTACGCTTGCTCACAGACGTGCACGCGGGCGCCTGCACCTGTGCATCTGCCCTCTGTCTTAGAGAACATGTTGGGCCTTCCAGCCCTTTCCTTGGGCTTCCCACAGTCCCTAGCTTGGATCCCAGCATGGAAGGCACTTTACGAGGTTATCCCTATGACAGTCCCGTGTCGTTCCACGCAGAAGCCAGCCTTGTCACTTTCCACCTTCGTGACCCTGAGCATGGTCCTCaacctctctcagcctctgcTTACAATGGGGATGATGGTAATCTCTAGGTTGTCattcactaaatatttaaaaagtgtccactgtttgccaggcactgtgctaggctctgggagAGACAGCAGTGAACATGACATAGTCCCCACCCTCACTGAACTTACCACCTAGTGAGCGAGATGggcagaaaataaggaaacaaatagaaaagggAGTTTCAGGTCTGCTAAACGATGCTTAGCAGATATGTTTCTCCATGAAGGAGTGTAAAAGAGTGCTGTGTAGTCAGagagggcctctctgaggaggcagCACTGGAGTTGAGCCCTGAGTGACAGAAGAGGCAGTCATTTAAAGATctagggaaggcttccctggtggtgcagtggttaagaatccgcctgccaatgcaggggacacaggaagatcccacatgccgtggagcaactaagcccgtgcgccacaactactgagcctgcgctctagagctcgcgtgccacaactactgagcctgcgtgccacaactactgagcccacatgccacaactactgaagcccatgcgcctagagcccgtgctccacaacaagagaagccactgcaatgagaagcccgcacaccacaacgaagagtagaccccgctcgccgcaaccagagaaagcctgcgcacagcaacgaagacccaatgcagccaaaaataaaaataaataataataaaaaaaaatgaataaaataaaaccatcatAGTAAAAACTGGTTCAGGCTAGaaccatagaaaaaaaaaagatctagggAAAGAGCATTCTAGGCCAAGGGTACagctggtgcaaaggccctgaggtgggaatgagCTCAGGGAgcagaaagaaggccagtgtggctgctggggtggggatgggctgAGGGTAGTGAACCAGCTCAGGCAGAGTCTTTTTAGGCCATGCTGAGGAGGCCAGATTGGCGATGGGAGCTGATGGAGGGTTGCCAGTGAGGGAGGGGTATGATATAATTTGTGTTTTCACAACTCACTCCAGCTGCCatgggagagtggggaggggggatagGGTTGTTGCAGGAACAGCTGAGACCCAGAAAGTGGCTGGCTTGGCATTCAGCCCTGGCCCAGCCAGGGTTCCATTACCGTCATGGACCCCATTTTGGTTGGTGCTGAAAAAGAGGCTGCTATGCCCAAGGTTATCCCAAGGGCAATCACAGGAGCCCTTGCTGAGAGAGGGGCCTGGTTCTGGCTGAGGGAGGATGCAGAGGATGTAGCCACTGCTGGGCTGTCATTTGTAGGCATCTCCTTCTCATGAGTGGGCCCTGTGTCCCAGCCGTACCCCCTCCCCTGCTCTTGCCAGCAGGGCTGGAAGTGGGCAGGGTCACTGCTTTGTGTAGACTCTTCTGGATGAGGATTTGAGCCATGATCTTGAGGGAGGGTCTGGGAAACTGGGGCTCATCCTTTACTTCCAGCCCATCCAGGTGCAGAGGGAGGCTTCTCCTGAGTCTAGATGTAGCtactcactgtgtgacctggggcaaagcCTTTCCTggttctgtgcctcagtctccccgtATGTCAAATGTGGTAGTGGAGAGAGTGGGCCATAGCTGCCTTTCTCCTTGACCTCTGTAGTGAGTTagtttgtttttccttggatCTCAGCCCTCTCATCATTCATGACCTTAAGTTCTGCCACCAGCCCTGGGGAAGGAGAGCAGAGGTGATGCCCCCATTCTGCAGATGGGTTCACAAAGGCCAGAGGGGACAATGATGAGTCCCAGGTCACATGGTGATTCAGAGTGAGGACTTGGGGCATTGTTTCACGCCTCTGCCCTGAAGGGCACCCCTCCCTTGGTCCCAGCAAGAGAGGGGGGTCCTGGCTCAGCTCTTTCTGGGCTCAGCTGGCCTTTAGCCCAGGCAGGGACTCTGGGCCTCTTCCCAGAGTGGAGCTCAATGTGCCCCTTGTCTGTCCACCCCCAGAAGCTGAGGACCCGGCCCCGTGCCTGGTGTTGGCAGAACCTCCATCTTGCTCTCAGCTGCAGGAGGACATGGCAGGGCAGGTAGGGCTAGAGCCAGCCTGAGGCAGCTGCTGGAAGTTGGAGGTGATGTAGGGGCCTCCCAAGAGGTCCTTGATTTGTCCATAACCCTGGCTTTGGGGCTGGTGTAGACTGAGCACCAGGTGAAGCCGCTTATGCTGCCAAATCTCAGGCCTCACTGGGAGCTCAGGCAGAGCCCTGGCCAAAGGGGGCCTAAGCATCTATGTGTGGGTGTGGGAGCTTGAGGAATCCTGGTGGAATTAGGTTGAAACCCTGTGCCACAGATCCAGTGCTCACCAGGCCTGTGGGCTAGAAAGCAGGCCAGAGGACTAGAACTCAGGCAGCAGGCCCAGAGGCCCCACTgtccctcctctttcctttctaaatgctcccctcacccccaagGAGTCTCAGCTGAGGAGATTACTTCCTGTTCTCCTTGCTCTGAGTACACAACCCGAGGGAATGGATTGAAATAGCAACTGCAGCAGCAGGGATTTAGGGCAGACCAGAAAGAATCCCTCACTCAGTGCCGAGCCCCTTGGGGTCTCCAGTGTCCTAGGATCAGGGCCCAGATATTCTAGAGCCtagcttttcagatttttttttttagtctgtggaagttttgttttgtttttgttttgttttttagagtaaAATCTTATGCTCATACAGTCTTCAAAACTCTAGGAGGTGACTGTCAGGGTGGGTGGGCTGGGGCCCCAGATCCCCATCGGTCCTGCCTGCTCTCTTCCACTCCGTGTTTGAAAACCAAGGGGTACATGAATCTTAAGTGGTCCTGTGGTGGCAGAGCTCCTCCCAAGGGCCCAGAAGCCCCCAGAGAAGTAGACTCACCTTCCTCTCCAGGCTCATCTCTAAGTGGAAAGTTTCTCCTGGAGTCTAacccagtgtttcccaaacttgccTTATTATAAGAATAACAGATTACTATACCCGTTCCCTATAGATTCTGGTTCAGGAGGCCTGAGGGAGGGCctatctgtattttaacaagttcCTCAGGTGACGCTTTTGACCAGGTGAGTATGGGGAGTATGGGCCTCACTTAAATCCCTGTTGCTATACCTGCGTGCCTCTCCTCCTCCCGCCGTTTCCTGAACGCCCAGCACCCTTTCTTCAGAGGAGCGTGGGGTTACTGGGGGAAGCTGAGGTCcgaagaggggaggaaggaagttcTTTGGGGGGACTGGTCTGTGTCCTTGGTGGCAGAGGCCACTAGGGGTGAGGTGGGGCAGAGAGGGCTTAGGGGAGAGCCAGAGCACAGCCCGTCACATTGCCCACGCTCCTGAGATTGGACAGGAAGCTTCTGGGAAATTGAGCTTGTTCTGATCCGTTTaaaaaagggtgtgtgtgtggagatggCAGGGAAAATGggtctcctcattttacagaggagaaacagACCCCGGGCAGgacagaggggagggggctggcctGGGTGGAGTAGTGAGGAGTCCCAACATGGACCCCACGAGGCCGCACAGTGAGTGGGGCTCCCCTTCCAGTGCTCTCCCCTGGAGGGCCCCGTGGCAGCCTCCTCACGAGTCCCTCCTCAAGGATGGGTGAGCGCTGGGGCCGGGGCGGGGTGTGGAGGGGAACCCCAGGCCCCCTCCTCCTTGCACCCCGCGCAGCCAGGGCTTTGGGCGCTCAGCGGTGGAGGAAGCCCCGCTCTCGGCCAGTCTCCCGGGTGGCGCTGCCCCACTCAGCACCCTGGACAGCGCCTCCTCGGGGCCTCACTTTGGCTTCTCTGGGGCGGCCTCTGTTAATAAAACTGCACTTCTGTTGACTTCCTTGCCTCCCTACTTAACTCTCCCTCTAAAGTCAGCCCCCAGTCCAGATCTTTTCAGTCACCACTCGTCTCGCTCCTGGAGCCAGGGCAAGGGAACATGGAAAGAGGCAAGGTGGCTGGCTGCTGTAGGCCTGGGGTTTTGTTCCCTTCTCTCACCAGCGAGAGAGGAAGTGGCCTTGGAGGAGTCCTGGACCCTTCCCTAGTACCTGCCAAACTGGATCTTCCTCGGAGGGTTTTGATGAATTCTGAAGGGCACAACAGAGATATATAAGAGTTAACGGGGAAGGTAGGACTGGGGCACACCAGTGGCTGGGGGTCCGGGGAGAGGTGAGTGGTGCTGGCCTGAGCAAGGCAGTGCAGAGGCCACAGCCTGAACCCAGACTCCAGCTGAGAGGCCCTGAGAAGATCATCTGGGCCATCCTTTTGTCTTCAGGCAGGCTGCCTGCTGCTGGTTCTGCTGGGCTTTGGACCCCCAGCACCTGCTCTTTCTGAtccacccctttctctctccatccaCTGCCAGGTCAAGTTGGGTCCCAAAAGCAGCCAGCACGGGGTAGAAGCCGTGGCTGCCATGGATGAGGATAAGCTTCTATCTGCACTGCCTGGGGAAGATGGTGCCACCTGTGACCCCAGCCTGGAGCCTGAGGAGGAGCCTGGGGTCCAGAATGGAATGGCATCCAGTGAGGACCTGAACAGTGGCCACACCAGCCCAGGGCATGAGATGAGGGGCACCCTGGTGGTGCACACTGAGGGGCATACCAAGGGCCTGGACATGGCCCTGCACGGCCTCAGCCTTGGCCTCTCCCTCACCAATGGCCTAGCCCTGGGGCCAGACTCAAACATTCTGGAAGACTCTACAGAGTCCAGGCCCTGGAGGGCTGGTGGGCTGGCGGAGGGGGACGATGCCTCCAGGAGCCTCTGTCCAGACACTGAGGATCCTCCACTGGGGTAAGTGGGTGTCTCGGGATGGGGGGCTCACCACATTTGCTCCAATGCTGCGTGGCCTGGGCCTAGCCACTTACCCTTTCTGGTTCTTGTTTTTCCTCATACATGAAATGGGAATTTTATGTCCCTGTTTTGGGAGGATAGGGCCATAAGAGAtagggttgtttctttttaaaaattttttttctcttccattgtggtttattacaggatattgaatatagttccctgtgctatacaataggaccttgttgtttacccattctatatataatagtttgcatctgctaatcccaaactcccaatccatccctcccccacttccccttccaCCGTGGGCTGTTTCTATGTCGGGTTGgagggccacactccctccatCCCAGGCTGGACATCAGAGTTCCAAAATGCCTTGATGTGGGAGGTCATCTGGCCTATCCCTCTGCTTCTTGGAGATGAGAATGTCCCAATTCTGCAACTCACCTCAAGAGAGTAGGCTTATGTGGATTAATCTTTGTCAGCTACTCCTCCCTGAGTGCCATCTGGGAGTTCGACCAGGAGCTCCTACTTATTGGAGTAAGTCCTACTTCCTGGAGTTACAGCCCCATTTCTGTTATCCTCAGCTGGAGGTGGAGAGGCCCGGCGTCTTAAAGGTGCCAGTTGGACAAGGAGGCGAGGATGGGGCAGGGGAATGTCTAGAAGCCCCCAGTGTGGgctgagaaaagaaagcatatagAAGGCTTACCGTGTACCACTGCAGGCACTGGCCTGGGCAGACAAGGGTGTAGGAGGTGTGCGAGCATGTGTTTGTGgggcatgcatgtgtgtgtgtactggtgtGTGCACGGGGATGTGTGAGCATGTCAGTGTGCCTGGCCTGTGCATTTGAGTTGCACATTTGGGTCTGCACGTGGATGTGTGGGGCTGAGTGTGCCTAGGTCTCCAAGGGCAGGAATGTGAGTACGTGGGGTCAGACGCCAGTGTGTGCCGGGTGTGCCAAGAGAGAGTTTCCATCCGGGCCTATGGGGGGCGGGGCCTATGGGGGCGGGCCGGAGGCTGGGGCTTCTTGGAGCACGCTGTTTGTATTTAGGTTGGTATAATTTTGGAGGATGGCTGAAGGTGGAGGCAGATGGAAGTTTGGAGATTAAGCTGATGGTCTTCAAGCCCCTGTCAAAACTACCCCTCAGGTTTGCTCAGGCACATGAGAGGGTGGTAGATATGGGGACCGTTCTTGGCTCTGACACGAGATGAGAGCCCCCAAGGGCAGGACTGTCTTGTTGTTCCAGGACCCGGCATGGGCCTGGCAGAGAGAGCTGCTGGGCAGATTTTGGGTGTCTGCTCTGGCAGCCAGGGCAGTggcccttctcttccctcccctcctcctggagGTCAGTAAAGGCAACTTCCATCCCAGCCCCCTACTGGGCATCCTACCGCCTTTTCGGTTTCTGCCCtttccccacttccttctccaAATGAGGCTGCCGTCTCAACTCCTGGTGGGACAGGGGTGGCCGATGGCCGTGGCCTCAGCTTTTCTCTCTCAGGTCAGTATTTCTCCAGGAAGCACTCAGGGATCAAACTTAGGCACTGGGGGTCCAAGGAGGGGTTTGAGGGAGTGGGGCACTTCCCAGTCCTCCAAATATGGCTCAGTCTCTGCTAAGCCCCAGGGACTAGGGGCTAAGCAGGGCATGGCTAGATCCTCAAGGTTACCAGGGGTGTGCTTCTTTGCAAATGGTGGGCCTTGGTTTATCTGAAATGGGCTGGGCTCagcctgcttctttctttttctgtgtctcttgcttttgctgtctctatgtttctctctctctctctctctctctgcgtgtatctctttatctctgttactttctgtctctcttattctgtctctctgtctttgttttttgtgctctctctatctcttttctctgtctctttcttatctctctcttatttctcttcttctctctttgtctctaCTTTTATCTCTTTTAGTCCTCTTCCTTGCCTGTTTTTCCTGCTTACTTGTGCATCTCCCCAGTGGATAAGAGGCCTCGGTTCATCTATGTGTGATGCTCGATTTTAGGTGCTGGGGCTACATCAGTGAACAGAATATACAAAAATTCCTACTTTCATGGAGCTTATGGTCTAGTGAGGAGACAGATAATATGTcataaaaataatagataattACATAGTATGTTGGAAGGCGGCAAGtgctttggaaaaaataaagcaagaaaaaggggCTGGGGTGTTTGGGGGCAGGTCCTAGTTATAAATAGGGCAGTCAGGGTGAGAAAGGGATGCGATAGGAAGACTTCAGCTTGAGGAAAGAGCACTCTGGGCAGAGGGAACCGCTGGTGCAAAGGCCTTTTTCGGGGACAGCACAGGGCTCTGCAAGGGCTTAGGCAGTGTAGTGGGCTGTGGGGCTGATAGGCATGTGTCCATTCACCCAGTGCACCACTCAGCAGGGTTtagaggacctactgtgtgctgggtgcTTCCTGGCCTTGTGTGTGGGTGGGGGGAAACAGGTGTAAACAGGGGAACAAACAGAATACTACATGCtgagaggggctgggaggaaaTGAGGAGGTACCCTGAGGGGCCAGTGTGTTGGGTGGTGTGGGCCTGCCTCCCGCagtctctctgaggaggtgacattaaAGGCAAGCCCTGAGAGCTAGAATGTGGCAGCCAGGCTAAGAACCACCCAGGTTGTGGGGACAGCAAAATTATGACCCTGTGTGACACTAGCTGTGATGGGGAGCCTGGAGgaagcagccccccacccccttcccaggccAGGCTGAGGGAGAGtctcacattcattcattcagctcaGTGATGCCCACTGTGGGCCAGGCACGGTGGGCAGGGGGGGCACGACCACGCCTGTTCTTTCACTGCTGTGCCCCGGTACCCAGTCCGGCATCTGGCACCTAGTGCTCAGCGAGGGTTGGCAGAAAGAACAAACAGGACACGATCCATgcccactccctgcccccagggagctCCCAGACATGGATTGGTGCCATCCTAGCACCTGTAAGGGGGACACCTGGCAGGATGGTGACTGGTCCTCGCATCCCACAGGCCAGGAGAACCAGATGTGCGGGACGGCTTCAGCGCCACATTTGAGAAGATTGTGGAGTCAGAGCTGCTGCGGAGCACACAGTACAGCAGCCTGGACTCCCTCGATGTGCTGAGCCTCACGGATGAGAGCGACAGCTGTGTCAGCTTCGAGGCCCCCCTCACGCCCCTCATCCAGCAGCGGGCCCGGGATAGCCCTGAGCCAGGGGCTGGCTTGGGCCCTGGGGACGTGGGGTCCGAGGGGAACATGGGGGCAGCTGGCGGTGATGGGGAGCTGGGCAGCCCCCTGCGGCGCTCCATCTCCGGCAGCCGCTCCGAGAATGTCCTGAGCCGCCTGTCTCTCACGGCCGTGCCCAATGGCTTCCATGAAGATGGACCCCCGGGCCCAGGCGGGGATGAGGAAGACGAGGAGGAAGACATGGACAAGTTGCTGAACTCGGCCAGGTGAGGCAGGGCCCAGGCTGGGAGCCAAGAGAACCATtgagcagatggggaaactgagacccagaggaggCAAAGCAAGTTAGGACATCCGGGGGTCTGGAGTGAACAGCCCTCTGCAAGGTCATCGTGCCCACCCTCTGCACCCCCAGCCTGAGGTTCCATTCTGCCCTTCCAGGCCTTTCTAGCCAAGGTGGAGTCAGGGAGCTGATCATCTAATGATATCCTTTGAGGACTTTTCTAAAAGTCTGACTTGATTCTGTCCCGATGCAGTGGAGCTTCTTTCCCTGGTCTGACCCCTGGATTTTCAGAGGCCTGGGGAGACCTTCCAGCCCCCAACCACGGCTTctgaccccctcctccccaacctCACCTTCCCTCTGCAGCGACCCCAGCCTGAAGGACGGCCTGTCGGACTCAGACTCAGAGCTGAGCAGCTCGGAGGGGCTGGAGCCTGGCAGCGCAGACCCACTGGCCAACGGGGGCCAGGGCGTGAGTGAAGCTGCCCGTCGGCTGGCACGCCGCCTCTACCACCTGGAGGGCTTCCAGCGTTGCGATGTTGCCCGGCAGCTGGGCAAGAAGTGAGCTCATCTCcgcacccccaccccaggcaaaCCCGGTGTCTTCCTCGGCCCAAGGCGGGGTGTGGGTGGCTGCTTTCAGGGGGGCCTGGTTCTGGGGGCTCCCAACAGTCCCCAAGAACTTTTCCTCCTGCCACTGACCTCATTCCGGGCCTTGCCCTAAATCTGTTTCCTTTCTGGGCTGCCTGGGCGAGGGCGCCCCCGGCTCtgagggaggagaggtgtggcAGGGCGGCCCCTCGGGGCTGGGGGAGTGGCATGTGGCATGTGGTTGTGGGGCCGTGGTGGACGATAGTGAGGACAGAGCAGCCGGGCAGGGGCTGGTGGGCCACCTAATGGGGCCAAGGAGGGAGGGGAACCTGGGCCTGGCTGGGACCTCGGGGGACccaggagctggggaaggggaTCCTGGCCCTCATTAAGCCCCATTCACTGTGTGTCTGTTGGGACCAGCTGAAGGGGCGGGAGCCGCCAAAGCACAAGCCCCGGTCTTTGGACTTGGGGGAAGGGAACTAGCCAGGTTGAAGTCCTGAGGGGTAGGGGACAGTCAGCTGTGAAGTCAGCTGGTGTGTCCTGAGCAGGTCCGGCCAGCAGCATGTCCACCTGCCTTGTCCTTCTTGCCTGGCCATCCAAAGGACCCCCAACACCCACATAAGCCTTCAAGATGCACGGAAGCAGGCCGAGCCTCTGGAGAGAGCTGCTCTCAGGCTAAGAGAGGCAGCCCAGACTCTAGACCCCAAGTCAGAGCTGACTGGGGCTTAGGCCACAGGGAAGTCCTGAGGatccccccttctccctccctcctgactCCTCCACTCTCCGTTGCCTCCAGGGCACTCCTGCCCTGGGCCTCCCCCAAAATTGCATCACCCACACCCTCACCTCTCCCACTGGGCTATAGTCCCCAAACCTAATGACATCCTCCTTCATTACGGTTGATCCCCACCCTCCCCTGTCTTTTCAACCACTCCCTCTACAAGAGTTTTCCCATCAGCATTTAATTGTGCTTAACTCTTTCCCATCTGAAACAAAAATCCTTCCTCAAATCGTActtcctcccccagcctcttCACAGCCAAAATTCTATTTTCTGCTCTGGATGgcctctgtcccctccccttcTGCACATTCAGTGCCTCCAGGTTGGCTTCTTCCCCTGGAGGGGCCCTTCACAAGCCCCTCTTACTAGAGTCAGTGGCGGCCTGGTGTCTTTGAATCTGGTGTCTGCTACTGGGCCTCAACTTTCTCCCCTTCAACAGCCTTGACACACCGGtcactcctttctttttctttttcttttttttttttctttttctttttttttttgtggtgcgggcttctcactgt containing:
- the PSD2 gene encoding PH and SEC7 domain-containing protein 2 isoform X4, yielding MDEDKLLSALPGEDGATCDPSLEPEEEPGVQNGMASSEDLNSGHTSPGHEMRGTLVVHTEGHTKGLDMALHGLSLGLSLTNGLALGPDSNILEDSTESRPWRAGGLAEGDDASRSLCPDTEDPPLGPGEPDVRDGFSATFEKIVESELLRSTQYSSLDSLDVLSLTDESDSCVSFEAPLTPLIQQRARDSPEPGAGLGPGDVGSEGNMGAAGGDGELGSPLRRSISGSRSENVLSRLSLTAVPNGFHEDGPPGPGGDEEDEEEDMDKLLNSASDPSLKDGLSDSDSELSSSEGLEPGSADPLANGGQGVSEAARRLARRLYHLEGFQRCDVARQLGKNNEFSRLVAGEYLSFFDFSGLTLDRALRTFLKAFPLMGETQERERVLTHFSRRYCQCNPDDSTSEDGIHTLTCALMLLNTDLHGHVRG